In Streptomyces sp. NBC_01717, one DNA window encodes the following:
- a CDS encoding DUF4240 domain-containing protein, whose product MDETEFWEIIDSTREAAEGDPEEHADLLVERLLQLDPESVLDFARHFEARFNRAYRWDVWGAAAVLLGGASDDAFDFFRCWLIGQGREIFEAAVHDPDSLAELLDDFDDEIDGDAEDLGYAADEAYEQLTGIVTPDLGLPPQSAEPEGTPFGFEDDAALAARFPLLWERFGAG is encoded by the coding sequence ATGGACGAGACGGAATTCTGGGAGATCATCGACAGCACCCGCGAGGCCGCCGAGGGCGACCCCGAGGAACATGCCGATCTGCTCGTCGAACGGCTGTTGCAGCTCGATCCCGAATCCGTGCTGGACTTCGCCCGGCACTTCGAGGCCCGCTTCAACCGTGCGTACCGCTGGGACGTGTGGGGCGCCGCCGCCGTACTCCTCGGCGGCGCGAGCGACGACGCGTTCGACTTCTTCCGCTGCTGGCTGATCGGCCAGGGCCGGGAGATCTTCGAGGCGGCGGTGCACGATCCGGACAGTCTCGCCGAACTCCTCGACGACTTCGACGACGAGATCGACGGGGACGCCGAGGACCTCGGCTACGCCGCCGACGAGGCGTACGAGCAGCTCACCGGCATCGTCACACCGGATCTCGGCCTTCCGCCGCAGTCGGCCGAGCCGGAGGGCACCCCGTTCGGCTTCGAGGACGATGCGGCCCTGGCCGCGCGCTTCCCGCTGCTCTGGGAGCGATTCGGCGCCGGCTGA
- a CDS encoding SCO2195 family GlnR-regulated protein yields the protein MQAVPVRATAIPSVTDALRVVESLLLSSGQRTARRNAWTAVLEDRRRAKDRVETAYVLEAVADHRS from the coding sequence ATGCAGGCCGTGCCGGTACGCGCAACCGCCATCCCGTCCGTCACCGACGCTCTCCGTGTCGTCGAGTCGCTGCTGCTGAGCAGCGGCCAGCGCACAGCCCGGCGAAACGCCTGGACGGCGGTCCTCGAAGACCGCCGCCGGGCCAAGGACCGGGTCGAGACCGCATACGTACTGGAGGCCGTGGCCGACCATCGCTCCTAG
- a CDS encoding TIGR01777 family oxidoreductase encodes MVNSRIAVTGSTGLIGTALVRSLRVDGHEVVRLVRRPARAGDEVEWDPKRGYVDGAGLVGCDAVVHLAGAGVGDHRWTEAYKQEIRDSRVLGTEAIAQAVASLDVPPKVLLSGSAIGYYGDTGDRAVDESAPHGEGFLPSVCVEWEAAAAPAEEAGVRTVFARTGLVVGREGGAWGRLFPLFRAGLGGRLGNGHQYWSFIALHDHIAALRHILDTPSLSGPVNLTGPDPVTNGEVTAAMGRVLRRPTLFAVPAPALRITLGDFAEDVLGSQRVLPRRLLESGFSFAFPGIDASIRAALR; translated from the coding sequence ATGGTGAACTCCCGTATTGCTGTCACCGGATCCACCGGACTCATCGGAACGGCGCTGGTGCGCTCGTTGCGGGTTGACGGACACGAGGTCGTACGCCTTGTCCGGCGCCCGGCGCGGGCCGGTGACGAGGTCGAGTGGGACCCGAAGCGGGGTTACGTCGACGGGGCGGGCCTGGTCGGCTGCGACGCCGTCGTCCATCTCGCCGGTGCCGGGGTCGGCGACCACCGCTGGACGGAGGCGTACAAGCAGGAGATCCGGGACAGCCGCGTGCTGGGCACGGAAGCGATCGCACAGGCGGTGGCCTCCCTCGACGTACCACCGAAGGTCCTGCTGTCCGGGTCGGCGATCGGCTACTACGGCGACACCGGGGACCGCGCGGTCGACGAGAGCGCGCCGCACGGCGAGGGGTTCCTGCCGTCCGTCTGCGTGGAGTGGGAGGCGGCCGCGGCCCCGGCGGAGGAGGCGGGCGTACGGACGGTGTTCGCGCGCACCGGTCTGGTCGTCGGCCGGGAAGGCGGGGCCTGGGGCCGGCTGTTCCCGTTGTTCCGGGCGGGACTCGGCGGGCGGCTCGGCAACGGGCACCAGTACTGGAGCTTCATCGCGCTGCACGACCACATCGCCGCCCTGCGGCACATCCTCGATACGCCGTCGCTGTCGGGACCGGTGAATCTCACGGGGCCGGACCCCGTGACCAATGGTGAGGTGACGGCCGCGATGGGGCGGGTGCTGCGCCGCCCGACGCTGTTCGCCGTCCCGGCGCCCGCCCTTCGGATCACCCTGGGGGACTTCGCGGAGGATGTGCTGGGCAGTCAGCGGGTGCTGCCGAGACGGCTGCTGGAGTCGGGATTCTCGTTCGCCTTCCCCGGCATCGACGCCTCGATCCGCGCGGCGCTGCGCTGA
- a CDS encoding GNAT family N-acetyltransferase, translating into MPELRTRPVRPADLSDDTALGELDRATWSTLHSVQSRPQPPYEPFFSDRSRPEHLLVAEAEDAAGEVRIAGYIRVVPPTALACNTHVRQIQGLTVADWARGRGVARGLLRAALAAARGDGASRMTLRVLGHNAPARALYESEGFVVEGVLPGEFFLAGRYVDDVLMGRSLSP; encoded by the coding sequence ATGCCTGAACTCCGCACGCGCCCCGTCCGCCCCGCGGATCTCAGCGACGACACCGCACTCGGGGAGCTCGACCGGGCCACCTGGTCGACCCTGCACTCGGTGCAGTCGCGGCCGCAGCCGCCGTACGAGCCGTTCTTCAGCGACCGCAGCCGGCCCGAACACCTGCTCGTCGCCGAGGCGGAGGACGCGGCGGGCGAGGTGCGCATCGCCGGGTACATCAGGGTCGTCCCGCCGACCGCGCTGGCCTGCAACACGCATGTGCGCCAGATACAGGGCCTGACGGTTGCCGACTGGGCGCGCGGCCGCGGTGTCGCCAGGGGGTTGTTGCGGGCCGCGCTCGCGGCGGCACGGGGCGACGGCGCGAGCCGGATGACGCTGCGGGTGCTCGGGCACAACGCGCCCGCGCGTGCGCTGTACGAGTCGGAGGGGTTCGTCGTCGAGGGCGTGTTGCCCGGCGAGTTCTTCCTGGCCGGGCGTTACGTGGACGACGTCCTGATGGGCCGTTCGCTCAGCCCCTGA
- the glnA gene encoding type I glutamate--ammonia ligase, protein MFQNADDVKKYIADEDVKFIDVRFCDLPGVMQHFTIPAAAFDPTEELAFDGSSIRGFQAIHESDMALRADLSTARVDPFRRDKTVNINFFIHDPITGEQYSRDPRNVAKKAEAYLASTGIADTAYFGPEAEFYVFDNVRFQTSANESFYHIDSEAGAWNTGSEENNRGYKVRYKGGYFPTPPVDHFADLRAEISLELDKNGLQVERQHHEVGTAGQAEINYKFNTLLAAADDLMLFKYIVKNVAWRNNKTATFMPKPIFGDNGSGMHVHQSLWAGGDPLFYDEQGYAGLSDIARYYIGGILKHAPSLLAFTNPTVNSYHRLVPGFEAPVNMVYSQRNRSAAMRIPITGSNPKAKRVEFRAPDPSSNPYLAFSALLMAGLDGVKNKIEPAEPIDKDLYELAPEEHANVQQVPTSLPAVLDALEADHEYLLAGGVFTSDLIETWIDYKRTHEIAPIQLRPHPHEFELYFDI, encoded by the coding sequence ATGTTCCAGAACGCCGACGACGTGAAGAAGTACATCGCCGACGAAGACGTCAAGTTCATCGATGTCCGGTTCTGTGACCTGCCCGGTGTGATGCAGCACTTCACCATCCCGGCAGCGGCCTTCGACCCGACCGAGGAACTGGCCTTCGACGGCTCGTCGATCCGCGGCTTCCAGGCCATCCACGAGTCCGACATGGCGCTCCGCGCGGACCTGTCGACCGCCCGTGTCGACCCCTTCCGCCGCGACAAGACCGTCAATATCAACTTCTTCATCCACGACCCGATCACCGGCGAGCAGTACAGCCGTGACCCGCGCAACGTGGCCAAGAAGGCCGAGGCGTACCTCGCCTCCACCGGCATCGCCGACACCGCGTACTTCGGTCCCGAGGCGGAGTTCTACGTCTTCGACAACGTCCGCTTCCAGACGTCGGCGAACGAGAGCTTCTACCACATCGACTCCGAGGCCGGCGCCTGGAACACCGGTTCGGAAGAGAACAACCGTGGTTACAAGGTCCGTTACAAGGGCGGCTACTTCCCGACCCCGCCGGTCGACCACTTCGCCGACCTGCGCGCCGAGATCTCCCTGGAGCTGGACAAGAACGGCCTCCAGGTCGAGCGCCAGCACCACGAGGTCGGCACCGCCGGCCAGGCGGAGATCAACTACAAGTTCAACACGCTGCTCGCCGCGGCCGACGACCTGATGCTCTTCAAGTACATCGTGAAGAACGTCGCCTGGCGCAACAACAAGACCGCGACCTTCATGCCGAAGCCGATCTTCGGCGACAACGGCTCGGGTATGCACGTGCACCAGTCCCTGTGGGCCGGCGGCGACCCGCTGTTCTACGACGAGCAGGGCTACGCGGGCCTCTCGGACATCGCCCGCTACTACATCGGCGGCATCCTCAAGCACGCCCCCTCGCTCCTGGCCTTCACGAACCCGACGGTGAACTCCTACCACCGCCTGGTCCCCGGCTTCGAGGCCCCGGTCAACATGGTCTACTCGCAGCGCAACCGCTCGGCCGCGATGCGTATCCCGATCACGGGCTCGAACCCGAAGGCCAAGCGTGTCGAGTTCCGCGCCCCGGACCCGTCGTCCAACCCGTACCTGGCCTTCTCGGCGCTGCTGATGGCCGGCCTCGACGGCGTGAAGAACAAGATCGAGCCGGCCGAGCCGATCGACAAGGACCTCTACGAGCTGGCTCCCGAGGAGCACGCGAACGTCCAGCAGGTCCCGACCTCGCTCCCGGCCGTCCTGGACGCGCTCGAGGCGGACCACGAGTACCTGCTCGCCGGCGGTGTCTTCACGTCCGACCTGATCGAGACGTGGATCGACTACAAGCGGACTCACGAGATCGCCCCGATCCAGCTGCGCCCGCACCCGCACGAGTTCGAGCTCTACTTCGACATCTAA
- a CDS encoding NAD(P)/FAD-dependent oxidoreductase, translating into MLSTAHHADVVIIGAGIAGLSAAHQLTSAGVSVSVLEAGPRAGGRMTTEEVDGFRLDHLGPLLSTSYPELRTTPGLEGLALRNFAPGVLVHSEGRQYRTGDVRHTRSARGALKAARALVSAPRPPMGGPIDQARLGAALARLAVTPASRILARPEQTALAALSSRGLPSRTVHGFLRPLLTALLSDPGLTTSSRCADLVLRGYARGRLCVPSGGSATLPDLMAAALPPGTVRTGVHVTAADITSVRTKEHGELGCRSLLLATGAGAAAELLPGLRVPSFHPVTVLHHTAPAPPPTGAALLLDADRSGPVAHTCVMSEVDPSRAPNGRTLITSTVLGTPPPDLDRSARAHLAALYGTSTDDWELLAARHDPEAVPAMPPPHDLRRPVRLLAGLYVCGDHRDTSTVQGALYSGRRAAHAILGDLGIRSGSDVEAGLREAA; encoded by the coding sequence GTGCTCAGCACGGCACACCACGCGGACGTCGTCATCATCGGGGCCGGGATCGCCGGCCTGTCAGCAGCCCATCAACTGACCAGTGCGGGGGTAAGCGTCAGCGTCCTGGAGGCCGGTCCACGGGCCGGCGGCCGGATGACCACGGAGGAAGTGGACGGATTCCGGCTCGACCACCTCGGCCCGCTTCTCAGCACCTCGTATCCGGAACTGCGTACGACGCCCGGCCTCGAAGGGCTCGCGCTGCGGAACTTCGCGCCGGGCGTGCTCGTCCACAGCGAGGGCCGGCAGTACCGGACCGGCGACGTGCGGCACACACGGAGCGCAAGGGGCGCACTCAAGGCAGCGCGCGCCCTGGTGAGCGCCCCCCGGCCACCGATGGGCGGGCCGATCGACCAGGCCCGGCTCGGTGCCGCCCTGGCCAGGCTCGCCGTCACCCCGGCGTCCCGCATCCTGGCCCGGCCGGAACAGACCGCGCTCGCCGCCCTGTCCAGCCGCGGCCTGCCGTCCCGTACGGTCCACGGCTTTCTGCGCCCTCTGCTCACCGCGCTGCTCAGCGACCCCGGGCTCACCACATCGAGCCGCTGCGCCGATCTCGTCCTGCGCGGCTACGCACGCGGCCGGCTGTGCGTACCGTCCGGCGGTTCGGCCACGCTGCCCGACCTGATGGCGGCGGCGCTGCCGCCCGGCACCGTACGGACCGGTGTGCATGTCACCGCCGCCGACATCACTTCGGTCCGCACCAAGGAGCACGGCGAACTGGGCTGCCGGTCCCTGCTGTTGGCCACCGGCGCGGGCGCTGCCGCCGAACTGCTGCCCGGTCTGCGGGTGCCGTCCTTCCACCCGGTGACGGTCCTGCACCACACGGCTCCCGCTCCCCCGCCGACCGGCGCAGCGCTGCTGCTGGACGCCGACCGCTCGGGCCCGGTCGCGCACACCTGTGTGATGAGCGAGGTCGACCCGTCGCGCGCCCCGAACGGCCGGACCCTGATCACGTCGACGGTGCTCGGCACCCCACCTCCGGATCTCGACCGCTCGGCCCGTGCCCATCTCGCCGCGCTGTACGGCACTTCCACGGACGACTGGGAGCTCCTGGCCGCCCGCCACGATCCGGAGGCCGTCCCGGCGATGCCGCCCCCGCACGATCTGCGCCGCCCGGTGCGACTGCTCGCCGGGCTGTACGTCTGCGGCGACCACCGGGACACCAGCACGGTCCAGGGCGCCCTGTACTCCGGCCGCCGCGCCGCACACGCCATCCTTGGCGACCTGGGCATCCGGTCCGGGAGCGATGTGGAGGCCGGGTTGCGCGAAGCGGCCTGA
- the lipB gene encoding lipoyl(octanoyl) transferase LipB — protein sequence MSELRFVRLGFGESAVDYQEAWQKQREVHAARFEDTVPDTCLLLEHPPVYTAGRRTTDSERPLDGTPVVDVDRGGKITWHGPGQLVGYPIQKLPRPVDVVAHVRRLEDALIRTAAEFGLETTRVEGRSGVWVLGDPVAERPALGGLSLDFDPRLHDEEFDPRLNGPEYAPSNAGQRREDRKLAAIGIRVAKGVTMHGFALNVNPDNTWFDRIVPCGIRDAGVTSLAYELGRDITIAEVLPVAEKHLKDVLENAELAPREIDRASA from the coding sequence GTGAGTGAGCTTCGGTTCGTCCGGCTGGGATTCGGCGAGTCGGCCGTCGACTACCAGGAGGCATGGCAGAAGCAGCGCGAGGTGCACGCGGCCCGGTTCGAGGACACGGTTCCCGACACCTGTCTGCTGCTGGAGCACCCGCCCGTCTACACGGCCGGACGGCGTACCACCGACAGTGAGCGCCCACTGGACGGCACTCCGGTCGTCGATGTGGACCGCGGCGGCAAGATCACCTGGCACGGCCCCGGGCAGCTCGTCGGCTATCCGATCCAGAAACTGCCGCGGCCCGTGGATGTCGTGGCGCATGTCCGCCGGCTGGAGGACGCGCTGATCCGTACGGCCGCCGAGTTCGGCCTGGAGACCACCCGGGTCGAGGGTCGCAGCGGGGTCTGGGTGCTGGGCGACCCGGTCGCGGAGCGTCCGGCGCTCGGCGGCCTGTCTCTCGACTTCGATCCGCGACTGCACGACGAGGAGTTCGACCCGCGGCTGAACGGCCCCGAGTACGCCCCGTCCAACGCCGGCCAGCGCCGCGAGGACCGCAAGCTGGCGGCGATCGGCATCCGGGTCGCCAAGGGTGTGACCATGCACGGCTTTGCACTGAATGTGAACCCGGACAACACCTGGTTCGACCGGATCGTGCCGTGCGGCATCCGCGACGCGGGCGTCACCTCGCTCGCGTACGAGCTGGGGCGCGACATCACGATCGCCGAGGTGCTCCCGGTCGCCGAGAAGCACCTGAAGGACGTCCTGGAGAACGCGGAACTCGCTCCACGCGAGATCGACCGCGCCTCGGCCTGA
- a CDS encoding RDD family protein, which produces MDNRQAIGSWLSGPRAAAEDMGVDFGYRGKRLGLPEEGPGSVAPLGRRFGAILIDWALCMLIAYGLFARGDQQAAGNWALGIFLVLSVLTVGTIGCTPGKRILGIRVVAEGGGRLGLGRVIVRSVLLCLAVPALVWDRDGRGLHDRLARAVQVRI; this is translated from the coding sequence GTGGACAATAGGCAAGCAATCGGATCGTGGCTCTCCGGGCCGCGCGCGGCAGCCGAGGATATGGGCGTCGACTTCGGGTACCGGGGCAAGCGGCTCGGTCTGCCCGAGGAAGGCCCGGGGTCCGTGGCCCCGCTCGGCCGGCGCTTCGGCGCCATCCTCATCGACTGGGCCCTCTGCATGCTGATCGCATACGGGCTGTTCGCTCGCGGTGACCAGCAGGCGGCCGGAAACTGGGCGCTCGGTATCTTCCTCGTACTGAGTGTGCTCACCGTCGGAACCATCGGCTGTACGCCGGGCAAGCGCATCCTGGGCATCCGGGTCGTCGCCGAGGGCGGTGGCCGGCTCGGTCTCGGGCGGGTGATCGTGCGGAGCGTGCTGCTGTGCCTGGCGGTCCCGGCTCTGGTCTGGGACCGCGACGGCCGGGGGCTGCACGACCGGCTCGCCCGCGCCGTCCAGGTGCGGATCTGA
- the lipA gene encoding lipoyl synthase, producing the protein MSAVAPDGRKMLRLEVRNSQTPIERKPEWIKTRAKMGPEYNQLQKLVKSEGLHTVCQEAGCPNIFECWEDREATFLIGGDQCTRRCDFCQIDTGKPQALDRDEPRRVGESVVTMDLNYATITGVARDDLEDGGAWLYAETVRQIHALTAEREAGATKVELLIPDFNAEPEQLAEVFSSRPEVLAHNVETVPRIFKRIRPGFRYERSLEVITRAREAGLVTKSNLILGMGETREEVSEALQDLYDAGCELITITQYLRPSVRHHPVERWVKPHEFVELKEEADEIGYSGVMSGPLVRSSYRAGRLFQQAIERRGAVAPTPAA; encoded by the coding sequence GTGTCCGCTGTCGCACCCGACGGGCGCAAGATGTTGCGCCTGGAGGTCCGGAACAGCCAGACCCCCATCGAGCGCAAGCCCGAGTGGATCAAAACCCGGGCGAAGATGGGCCCCGAGTACAACCAGCTGCAGAAGCTCGTGAAGAGCGAGGGTCTGCACACGGTGTGCCAGGAGGCCGGCTGCCCCAACATCTTCGAGTGCTGGGAGGACCGGGAGGCCACATTCCTCATCGGTGGCGACCAGTGCACCCGCCGCTGTGACTTCTGTCAGATCGACACGGGCAAGCCGCAGGCGCTGGACCGGGACGAACCCCGCCGCGTCGGTGAGTCGGTCGTCACGATGGACCTGAACTACGCCACCATCACCGGCGTCGCTCGCGACGACCTGGAGGACGGCGGCGCCTGGCTGTACGCGGAGACCGTGCGCCAGATCCACGCGCTGACGGCGGAGCGCGAAGCCGGCGCGACCAAGGTCGAGCTGTTGATCCCCGACTTCAACGCGGAGCCCGAGCAGCTCGCCGAGGTCTTCTCCTCGCGCCCCGAGGTGCTCGCCCACAACGTCGAGACGGTGCCGCGGATCTTCAAGCGGATCCGCCCCGGTTTCCGCTACGAGCGCTCGCTCGAGGTCATCACGCGGGCCCGCGAGGCGGGTCTGGTGACCAAGTCCAACCTCATCCTCGGCATGGGCGAGACCCGCGAGGAAGTGAGCGAGGCACTCCAGGATCTGTACGACGCCGGGTGCGAGCTCATCACGATCACGCAGTACCTGCGGCCCTCCGTGCGCCACCACCCGGTCGAGCGCTGGGTGAAGCCGCACGAGTTCGTGGAGCTCAAGGAGGAGGCCGACGAGATCGGCTACTCCGGTGTGATGTCCGGGCCGCTGGTCCGTTCCTCGTACCGCGCGGGCCGGCTTTTCCAGCAGGCGATCGAGCGTCGTGGCGCCGTCGCCCCGACGCCCGCGGCGTGA
- a CDS encoding regulator, which translates to MSERPPQRTPNRQLASLITEAGFSNAGLARRVDQLGLEHGLDLRYDKTSVTRWLRGQQPRGTTPALIAEVFTRRLGRRLSTQDLGLDACAPVYAGLEFAATPSEAVDIVSGLWRKDSGSPAELRKIAFTPAGLVVPSRDWLIGRADEWVARGNGEAAASSGGAGGVRGTPGASVVGGARGAAGLNGTRGAHGAHGGHGLHGANGQNGSVGLGGRSGARGPAPVRPSSGPPSAPAPSSAPPAHLASPAPGAPGVPRQRQIDRGPGQKVGSGDVAALRSVGELFRTLDHTYGGGHARQALVRYLEHEAEPMLRGTYGEAIGRRLFSAAADLTRLAGWTSYDIAAHGLAQRYFVQALRLAQAAGDRVYGSYVLITMSRQAVYLGHGREAVQLARVAQQGVGSSAPPVIMALLHAVEARGHGVLGEARTCAASLARAEHALEAARPGDDVPHWGRYFDEAQLADEFGHCHRDLQQYRAAAQHAERSLQLRAPVYARSRLFCRVVLASARLGLGELDQACLLGAEAAQQAAEMRSVRATEYVTEFERRLEPYRDAAAVRGYRERVAALG; encoded by the coding sequence ATGTCGGAACGACCTCCGCAGCGCACCCCCAACCGCCAGCTCGCCTCGCTCATCACAGAAGCCGGATTCTCGAACGCCGGTCTCGCCCGCCGGGTGGACCAGCTCGGCCTCGAGCACGGTCTCGATCTGCGGTACGACAAGACGTCCGTGACTCGCTGGCTGCGGGGCCAGCAGCCGCGTGGGACCACCCCTGCCCTGATCGCCGAGGTCTTCACCCGGCGGCTCGGACGCCGGCTCTCGACGCAGGACCTGGGCCTCGACGCGTGCGCACCCGTCTATGCCGGTCTGGAGTTCGCCGCCACGCCCAGCGAGGCGGTGGACATCGTCAGCGGGCTCTGGCGGAAGGACTCGGGCAGTCCTGCGGAGCTGCGGAAGATCGCCTTCACCCCGGCCGGGCTCGTGGTGCCCAGCCGGGACTGGCTGATCGGACGGGCCGACGAGTGGGTCGCCCGTGGGAACGGTGAGGCCGCTGCGTCCAGCGGCGGGGCCGGTGGGGTGCGCGGGACACCGGGGGCGTCCGTGGTCGGCGGGGCCCGTGGGGCGGCAGGGCTCAACGGGACCCGTGGTGCCCACGGGGCGCATGGCGGGCATGGATTACATGGAGCGAACGGGCAGAACGGCTCCGTGGGGCTCGGCGGCAGGTCCGGCGCCCGGGGGCCCGCACCGGTCAGGCCCTCCTCCGGACCGCCCTCCGCGCCCGCACCGTCTTCCGCACCTCCGGCGCACCTCGCGTCCCCGGCACCAGGCGCACCCGGCGTCCCCCGGCAGCGCCAGATCGACCGCGGCCCCGGCCAGAAGGTCGGCAGCGGCGATGTCGCCGCCCTGCGTTCCGTCGGGGAGCTCTTCCGCACCCTCGACCACACCTATGGCGGCGGCCACGCCCGCCAGGCCCTCGTCCGCTATCTGGAGCACGAGGCCGAGCCGATGCTCCGCGGGACGTACGGGGAGGCGATCGGGCGGCGGCTCTTCTCGGCGGCCGCCGATCTGACCCGGCTGGCGGGCTGGACCTCGTACGACATCGCGGCGCACGGCCTCGCCCAGCGTTATTTCGTCCAGGCGCTGCGGCTGGCCCAGGCGGCGGGGGACCGGGTGTACGGCAGCTATGTCCTGATCACCATGAGCCGGCAGGCGGTGTACCTCGGGCACGGCAGGGAAGCCGTCCAGCTTGCGCGCGTGGCCCAGCAGGGCGTCGGCTCCTCGGCGCCGCCCGTCATCATGGCCCTGCTGCACGCGGTCGAGGCGCGTGGGCACGGGGTGCTCGGTGAGGCCAGGACATGTGCGGCCTCGCTGGCGCGGGCGGAACACGCACTGGAGGCCGCCCGGCCCGGCGACGACGTGCCGCACTGGGGGCGCTACTTCGACGAGGCGCAGCTCGCCGACGAGTTCGGGCACTGCCACCGCGACCTGCAGCAGTACCGGGCCGCCGCACAGCATGCGGAGCGCTCGCTCCAGCTGCGCGCCCCGGTGTACGCCCGGAGCAGGTTGTTCTGCCGGGTGGTGCTGGCGTCCGCCCGGCTCGGGCTCGGCGAGCTCGACCAGGCGTGCCTGCTCGGCGCGGAGGCGGCCCAACAGGCGGCGGAGATGCGGTCGGTGCGTGCGACGGAGTACGTGACGGAGTTCGAGCGCCGCCTTGAGCCGTACCGGGACGCGGCGGCGGTACGCGGCTACCGCGAGCGGGTCGCGGCCCTCGGCTGA
- a CDS encoding helix-turn-helix transcriptional regulator: protein MNYDQRRAELADFLKTRRLALQPEEVGLPKRTSRRTPGLRREDVADLAGISACWYSQLEQARNIRVSDHVLNSLAEALRLNAEERDHLLTLANEDTRSSANVPADGVPPTLQRILDSQHPHPAVALGPRFNILAWNQARTDVYGDLAKVPPAHRHMLWLFFGGHMREMIHNWEPSARSVLAEFRAATGLYVHEPWFTTLVRELGQNSTDFRRWWQQHEIEKHHVTTREVEHPFVGRMVLEESVLVVDDRSGRRIILETPQPGTGTEKKLTALSWQSHPVQDPSRHVLRKPG from the coding sequence ATGAATTACGACCAACGGCGAGCGGAGCTCGCAGACTTCCTCAAAACGCGACGGCTGGCCCTTCAGCCGGAAGAGGTCGGCCTTCCCAAACGAACATCACGACGAACCCCGGGCCTGCGACGGGAAGACGTCGCCGACTTGGCGGGCATCAGCGCCTGCTGGTACTCGCAACTTGAACAGGCCCGGAACATCCGGGTATCCGACCACGTCCTCAACTCGCTGGCCGAAGCCCTTCGCCTCAACGCCGAAGAGCGCGACCATCTCCTGACCTTGGCGAACGAGGATACCCGTTCCAGCGCGAACGTACCCGCGGACGGCGTACCTCCGACCCTCCAGCGCATCCTGGACAGCCAGCATCCGCATCCGGCAGTCGCCCTCGGTCCCCGTTTCAACATTCTCGCCTGGAACCAGGCCAGAACCGATGTTTATGGTGATCTGGCCAAAGTCCCCCCTGCGCACCGCCATATGCTGTGGCTCTTCTTCGGCGGTCACATGCGCGAGATGATTCATAACTGGGAGCCGAGCGCCCGATCCGTGCTGGCGGAGTTCCGCGCGGCCACCGGACTGTACGTCCACGAACCATGGTTCACCACACTGGTCCGCGAACTGGGCCAGAACAGCACGGACTTCCGCAGATGGTGGCAGCAGCACGAGATCGAAAAACACCACGTCACCACCCGTGAAGTGGAGCACCCCTTTGTCGGCCGCATGGTGCTGGAAGAGAGCGTGCTCGTTGTCGACGACCGCTCAGGCCGGCGGATCATTCTCGAGACTCCGCAACCCGGCACCGGCACCGAGAAAAAGCTGACGGCGCTTTCCTGGCAGTCCCACCCAGTGCAAGATCCGTCGCGACACGTGCTTCGAAAGCCGGGTTGA
- a CDS encoding DUF4191 domain-containing protein yields MARKANTDGADSAENAGRLKQIALTYKMTRRTDSKIGLVVAGVGIVTFGVLLAVGFLINHPVYLGILGFVLALLAMAIVFGRRAERAAFGQMEGQPGAAAAVLDRVGRGWTTTPAVAMNRSQDVIHRAVGKAGIVLVGEGNPNRVKVLLAAEKKKMARIVVDVPVHDIIVGNGEGQVPLKKVRTKMLKLPRVLTGPQVTAANDRLRAMGDLMSNMPLPKGPMPKGMRMPRGGKMR; encoded by the coding sequence ATGGCGAGGAAGGCAAACACTGACGGCGCGGACAGCGCCGAGAACGCGGGGCGACTCAAGCAGATCGCCCTGACCTACAAGATGACCCGGCGGACCGACTCCAAGATCGGTCTTGTCGTCGCGGGTGTGGGAATCGTCACCTTCGGTGTCCTCCTCGCCGTCGGCTTCTTGATCAACCACCCGGTCTATCTGGGCATCCTGGGCTTCGTGCTGGCTCTCCTCGCGATGGCGATCGTCTTCGGACGGCGTGCGGAGCGGGCGGCCTTCGGGCAGATGGAGGGACAGCCGGGCGCTGCGGCTGCGGTGCTGGACCGCGTGGGCCGTGGCTGGACCACGACGCCCGCGGTCGCGATGAACCGCAGCCAGGACGTCATCCACCGGGCCGTCGGCAAGGCGGGCATCGTGCTGGTCGGCGAGGGCAACCCGAACCGGGTCAAGGTCCTGCTGGCGGCCGAGAAGAAGAAGATGGCCCGCATCGTCGTGGACGTACCGGTGCACGACATCATCGTCGGCAACGGCGAGGGCCAGGTGCCGCTGAAGAAGGTCCGCACCAAGATGCTGAAGCTGCCGCGGGTCCTGACCGGCCCGCAGGTGACGGCGGCCAACGACCGGCTCCGGGCCATGGGCGACCTGATGAGCAACATGCCGCTGCCGAAGGGCCCGATGCCGAAGGGTATGCGGATGCCGCGCGGCGGCAAGATGCGCTGA